A portion of the Thalassotalea sp. LPB0316 genome contains these proteins:
- a CDS encoding GNAT family N-acetyltransferase yields the protein MITVPNSERLTFTFMTPAHKQQLFDLDQDPEVMKYINGGKVSTWDDIHNRFIPRLQAYANPDKGWGLWMVETLANNEYLGWILVRPTEFFNDEKPTEENNLELGWRFFKKSWGKGYGTEAAMAVMRALQAQNPDVEKFSAMAEIDNNGSINIMKKLGMSYQKTDTYKEVGFDNMEVVYYHTTQSLR from the coding sequence ATGATCACTGTCCCAAATTCAGAACGTTTAACGTTCACCTTTATGACGCCTGCGCACAAACAGCAACTTTTCGATTTAGATCAAGATCCTGAAGTAATGAAATACATTAATGGTGGTAAGGTATCAACTTGGGATGACATTCATAACCGCTTTATTCCCCGACTTCAGGCTTACGCGAATCCAGATAAAGGTTGGGGACTTTGGATGGTTGAAACGTTAGCTAATAATGAGTATTTGGGTTGGATTTTGGTGCGCCCAACAGAATTTTTTAACGATGAAAAACCAACCGAAGAAAACAATTTAGAGCTAGGTTGGCGATTTTTTAAAAAGTCGTGGGGTAAGGGCTATGGCACAGAAGCTGCGATGGCGGTTATGCGTGCATTACAGGCTCAAAATCCAGATGTCGAAAAGTTTAGCGCGATGGCAGAAATAGACAATAACGGCTCAATCAATATCATGAAAAAGCTCGGCATGAGCTATCAAAAAACCGATACCTATAAGGAAGTCGGTTTCGACAATATGGAAGTGGTTTATTATCACACAACACAGAGTCTTAGATAA
- a CDS encoding manganese-dependent inorganic pyrophosphatase, with protein MSAYAVGHKVPDSDSICSAIALSYLKTQTGEDVKPARLGELSPETLFILDKFGFEQPELKMTFADTDGIYVVDHSDRIQGPDDIDETTVLGIIDHHKLGDITTSTPLECWIRPVGCTNTIIKMMYDFHGVEIPKNIAGAMMCAILSDTVIFKSPTCTTADIKCVEALAEIAGIEDYKALGMEMFEVKSAVAGTPVRDLVMRDFKDFNMHGNKVGIGQLELINLSLVDDMKADLQADIAALKAEGDYHSVLLVLTDIMKEGSEVLVVSNNDDLTEKAYGAASVDGKVWIDGIMSRKKQVVPPLQDSLA; from the coding sequence ATGTCAGCTTACGCTGTAGGACACAAAGTGCCTGATTCAGATTCAATTTGTTCAGCAATCGCTTTATCGTACTTAAAAACCCAAACGGGTGAAGACGTTAAACCAGCGCGTTTAGGTGAATTGTCACCTGAAACATTATTCATTTTAGACAAGTTTGGTTTTGAGCAACCAGAGCTAAAAATGACTTTTGCTGACACTGACGGCATTTACGTTGTTGATCACTCTGACCGCATTCAAGGTCCAGACGATATCGATGAAACAACAGTTTTAGGGATTATCGATCACCACAAACTTGGCGACATTACCACATCTACACCATTAGAGTGTTGGATTCGTCCAGTAGGTTGTACTAACACCATCATCAAAATGATGTACGATTTCCACGGTGTTGAAATTCCGAAAAATATTGCTGGCGCTATGATGTGTGCAATCTTATCAGATACGGTTATTTTCAAATCACCAACCTGCACTACTGCTGACATTAAGTGTGTTGAAGCATTAGCTGAGATTGCAGGCATTGAAGATTACAAAGCGTTAGGCATGGAAATGTTTGAAGTGAAATCAGCCGTTGCTGGTACCCCAGTACGTGATTTAGTGATGCGTGACTTTAAAGATTTCAATATGCACGGCAATAAAGTAGGTATTGGCCAGTTAGAGCTGATTAACCTGAGCCTAGTTGACGACATGAAAGCTGATTTACAAGCCGATATCGCGGCATTGAAAGCTGAAGGTGACTACCACAGTGTTTTATTAGTGCTAACGGACATCATGAAAGAAGGCTCTGAAGTCTTAGTTGTGAGCAACAACGACGACTTAACCGAAAAAGCCTACGGCGCGGCATCAGTTGATGGCAAAGTATGGATTGACGGTATTATGAGTCGTAAAAAGCAAGTGGTTCCGCCATTACAAGACTCTTTAGCATAG
- a CDS encoding cytochrome d ubiquinol oxidase subunit II: MNDVTVDWLPVVFIALTCLSLVVYAILDGYDLGVGVLLPLDSQSQRDSMIYSIGPFWDANETWLVLAIGLILIAFPKAHSIIFQALYLPTALMLAGLILRGVSFDFRTKAPSKNKAQWDLAFKTGSLIATLCQGYMLGRYVTGFSDSTFALAFCLLSAICVTAAYSFIGATWLVMKSEGKLQKRAAKWAIIANIFLAIGIIGVSIANLLFDTSVMEKWLSFPQVILLVPLTILFGFMFVTTHIYLKKVPFEHDLGCWYPFACGVCVFLLCFAGLAYSYFPYIVPMQLDIYQAASARDSLMIIFIGSIIVLPMIIGYTIFAYKVFWGKTSKLSY; the protein is encoded by the coding sequence ATGAATGACGTTACTGTAGATTGGCTACCTGTCGTCTTTATTGCTTTAACCTGCTTGTCTTTAGTCGTATATGCGATTTTAGACGGTTATGATTTAGGGGTAGGAGTATTACTGCCTCTTGATAGTCAGTCACAACGAGACAGTATGATTTATTCAATTGGCCCATTTTGGGATGCAAATGAAACCTGGTTAGTTCTCGCTATAGGCTTGATATTAATTGCTTTTCCAAAAGCACATTCGATTATTTTTCAAGCGCTCTATTTACCTACGGCTCTCATGCTTGCTGGTTTAATCTTACGCGGTGTTTCTTTTGATTTCAGGACAAAAGCACCAAGTAAAAATAAAGCACAATGGGATTTAGCATTTAAAACCGGATCATTAATAGCAACGCTTTGCCAAGGCTATATGCTTGGCCGTTACGTAACTGGTTTTAGCGACTCAACATTCGCCCTCGCTTTTTGTTTGTTATCAGCTATTTGCGTAACAGCAGCCTACAGCTTTATTGGTGCTACATGGCTAGTAATGAAAAGTGAAGGAAAATTGCAAAAACGCGCTGCTAAATGGGCTATTATTGCCAATATTTTTCTGGCAATTGGCATTATCGGAGTATCGATTGCTAACTTACTGTTTGACACTTCGGTAATGGAAAAGTGGTTGAGCTTCCCACAAGTGATCTTACTTGTACCTTTAACTATTTTATTTGGCTTCATGTTTGTCACAACGCACATTTATTTGAAAAAGGTGCCTTTTGAACATGATTTAGGATGCTGGTATCCATTTGCTTGTGGTGTATGTGTTTTCTTACTCTGTTTTGCAGGTTTAGCCTATAGTTACTTTCCTTACATAGTACCAATGCAGCTCGACATCTACCAAGCAGCAAGTGCACGTGATTCATTAATGATAATTTTCATCGGCTCAATAATTGTATTGCCAATGATAATTGGCTACACAATTTTCGCTTATAAAGTTTTCTGGGGAAAAACAAGTAAATTGTCATACTAG
- a CDS encoding cytochrome ubiquinol oxidase subunit I, with amino-acid sequence MLAFFNTPYEMSLILSRIQFAANISFHILFPTINIALCWILLFFKIRFNQTQDQSWLKVYRFWVRIFALTFAIGVVSGITMSFQFGTNWPGYMETVGNIAGPLLGYEVLTAFFLEASFLSIMLFGMDRVSNRVHTLATLLVAIGTSLSAFWILALDSWMQTPAGFEMRDGVAYVTSWFDVVFNPSMPYRLAHMVLASALTAAFLISGISAYRLLKGDNKNSVKYALNFSVLFAAIIIPIQIFVGDLHGLNTFKHQPAKVAAMEGVWETEKGAPLLLFAIPDEKTRENHFEVAIPYMASLILTHDQHGEIQGLNEFIGEHPPVAPVFFSFRIMVGIGMAMLLCAWLCSYLFVIKKQYPTWSLRLLVVMTFSGWLATLAGWYVTEIGRQPYLVTGVLKTKDAVTSTPAEHIALSLTLYISLYVFLLIAYVRTLYVMADRAVKLEQGSQSTTTSPILDNNQPAMES; translated from the coding sequence ATGTTAGCGTTTTTTAATACCCCCTATGAAATGAGCTTAATACTGTCACGGATCCAATTCGCTGCCAACATTAGCTTTCACATCCTATTTCCGACAATCAATATTGCGCTTTGTTGGATATTGCTTTTTTTCAAAATTCGATTTAACCAAACCCAAGACCAAAGCTGGCTCAAAGTTTATCGTTTTTGGGTCAGAATATTTGCTTTAACCTTTGCTATTGGCGTTGTGAGTGGAATCACTATGTCTTTCCAGTTTGGTACTAACTGGCCTGGTTACATGGAAACCGTCGGTAATATCGCTGGGCCCTTATTAGGCTATGAAGTATTAACCGCTTTCTTCCTTGAAGCCTCATTCTTATCAATCATGTTATTTGGTATGGACAGAGTTTCAAACCGTGTCCACACATTAGCTACTTTACTGGTCGCCATTGGTACGAGTTTATCCGCATTTTGGATATTAGCTTTAGACTCTTGGATGCAAACACCTGCGGGGTTTGAAATGCGCGATGGTGTTGCTTATGTAACAAGTTGGTTTGATGTCGTATTTAATCCGTCAATGCCCTACCGGTTGGCTCATATGGTACTTGCCTCTGCATTAACCGCAGCCTTTTTAATCTCGGGTATATCAGCGTATCGACTTCTCAAAGGTGATAATAAAAATTCTGTGAAGTATGCCCTTAACTTTTCAGTTTTGTTTGCGGCCATCATCATCCCTATACAAATTTTTGTTGGTGACTTACATGGTTTAAACACCTTCAAACATCAGCCAGCTAAAGTTGCAGCAATGGAAGGTGTATGGGAAACAGAAAAAGGAGCACCACTTTTACTATTCGCTATTCCTGATGAAAAAACGAGAGAGAATCATTTTGAAGTGGCGATTCCCTACATGGCTAGCCTCATATTAACGCATGACCAACATGGTGAAATACAAGGACTCAACGAGTTTATTGGAGAGCATCCGCCGGTTGCACCCGTATTCTTTAGCTTTCGTATCATGGTAGGTATTGGTATGGCGATGCTACTCTGCGCCTGGCTTTGTAGTTATTTGTTTGTCATTAAAAAACAATACCCTACTTGGTCTTTACGATTGCTAGTTGTGATGACGTTCTCTGGTTGGCTTGCGACATTAGCTGGCTGGTATGTAACCGAAATTGGTCGACAGCCATATTTAGTTACTGGGGTTTTAAAAACAAAAGATGCTGTCACAAGCACACCCGCTGAGCACATCGCATTGTCACTTACACTGTATATTTCACTATATGTCTTTCTACTTATTGCTTACGTCAGGACGCTTTATGTGATGGCCGATAGAGCTGTTAAGTTAGAACAGGGAAGTCAATCAACAACTACATCACCAATACTAGATAACAATCAACCAGCGATGGAGAGTTAA
- a CDS encoding GbsR/MarR family transcriptional regulator translates to MKTTQITQSLILHFGEMGSRWGLNRTLGQMYALIVLTEEPLNADQISEALQISRSNVSMGLKELKAWNLIRLQHIQGDRKEYFSAPNDVWEIARTLVVERRKRELDPTLTTLRDALMSEPSNEADQYAQKRIQEMHDLMEMIILWSNELQNMSSEKLSALLKLGEGISKILDVKDKLLKS, encoded by the coding sequence ATGAAGACAACTCAAATAACACAATCACTGATCCTACACTTTGGTGAAATGGGCTCTCGCTGGGGCTTAAATCGAACATTAGGCCAAATGTATGCACTTATTGTTCTCACTGAAGAACCATTAAATGCCGATCAAATTAGCGAAGCGTTACAGATTTCGCGCTCTAATGTGTCGATGGGTTTAAAAGAGCTAAAGGCTTGGAACCTCATTAGGCTTCAGCATATCCAGGGGGATCGCAAAGAGTATTTTTCCGCTCCTAACGATGTTTGGGAAATAGCAAGAACACTTGTTGTTGAACGTCGTAAACGTGAACTCGATCCGACCTTAACAACATTGCGCGATGCCTTGATGTCTGAGCCAAGCAACGAAGCTGACCAATACGCACAAAAACGTATTCAAGAAATGCACGACCTCATGGAAATGATTATCTTGTGGTCAAATGAGCTGCAAAATATGTCTTCTGAAAAGTTGTCTGCTTTGTTAAAACTTGGCGAGGGTATCAGCAAAATACTCGACGTCAAAGACAAGCTATTAAAGTCTTAG
- a CDS encoding class 1 fructose-bisphosphatase — protein MQRLAPALREDNVPLDLISLIKTILAATKEISFRVSQAQLGGLMGSTLDENIQGEVQKKLDVVANELIKDILLESGFVKAISSEEEDTSVAGEEDGKFIVSFDPLDGSSNIDINSLIGTIFSIHEAIPELAADDPDQFKQAGRKQVCAGYVLYGPSTMLVMTTGSGTHFYVLDRTHGGYLLVERNVQVPADTREFAINMSNQQFWEQPMQDYIGDLVAGESGPRGEYFNMRWIAAMVGDIHRVLTRGGIFTYPADSKNPEKPYKLRLMYEANPMSFLVEQAGGKAMTSQGPIMDIEPTDIHQRVEVIMGSRNEVDKCLSYYK, from the coding sequence ATGCAACGACTAGCCCCAGCATTACGTGAAGATAATGTTCCTCTAGATTTGATCTCTTTAATTAAAACCATCCTTGCAGCAACTAAAGAAATTTCTTTTAGGGTTAGCCAAGCCCAGTTGGGCGGCTTAATGGGCTCAACACTTGATGAAAACATTCAAGGTGAAGTTCAAAAAAAGCTCGACGTTGTCGCCAATGAATTAATCAAAGATATCTTATTAGAATCAGGCTTTGTTAAAGCCATTTCTTCAGAAGAAGAAGACACCTCAGTAGCCGGTGAAGAAGATGGCAAGTTTATCGTTTCATTTGACCCACTTGATGGCAGCTCAAATATCGATATCAACTCATTAATCGGCACGATTTTCTCAATTCACGAAGCTATTCCAGAGTTAGCCGCAGACGATCCTGACCAATTTAAGCAAGCAGGGCGCAAACAAGTATGTGCAGGTTATGTATTGTACGGCCCATCAACCATGCTAGTGATGACAACGGGCAGCGGCACGCATTTTTATGTCTTAGACAGAACCCACGGTGGCTACTTATTAGTAGAGCGCAACGTACAAGTACCAGCAGATACCCGTGAATTTGCCATTAACATGTCAAACCAACAGTTTTGGGAACAACCAATGCAAGACTACATTGGTGATTTAGTTGCCGGTGAATCCGGCCCACGTGGTGAATACTTTAATATGCGTTGGATTGCCGCGATGGTGGGTGACATTCACCGCGTATTAACGCGAGGCGGTATTTTCACCTATCCAGCTGATAGCAAAAACCCTGAAAAGCCGTATAAATTACGCTTGATGTATGAAGCCAATCCTATGAGCTTCTTAGTTGAACAAGCCGGTGGTAAAGCAATGACCAGCCAAGGCCCAATCATGGATATAGAGCCAACTGATATTCACCAACGCGTTGAAGTGATTATGGGTTCTCGCAACGAAGTTGATAAGTGTTTATCTTACTATAAGTAA
- a CDS encoding zinc-dependent metalloprotease, with protein sequence MKFIRLFALLFSVLALNVNAETSFSDFVNGKEHHQGYFDFYVDNTTGQVYLAIDNFDQEFLFQSSLPKGVGSNDIGLDRGQLGDTRIVKFERVGDKVFLRQVNTYYRANSTNDLERQAIEEAFASSVIWGFKVAQAGEGVVLIDYTPFLISDIHQVANRLSQTKQGSFKADKTRSGFYAKRSKAFPKNTELEATVTFVGKGTGEYIRSVSPEPNAVSVNMHHSLIELPDDGYKPRDFHPYSGFWSVAHADYASAIEEDMIKRVIPRHRLAKQNPNAEYSEAVEPIVYYLDAGVPEPIKSALIDGAMWWDQAFAAAGYKNAFQVKMLPPEADPMDVRYNVIQWVHRATRGWSYGASVIDPRTGEILKGHVTLGSLRVRQDYLIALGLTSPFNSENTDTTPMKEMALARIRQLSAHEVGHTLGIAHNFAASVNNRASVMDYPHPLVMLKDGEIDLSQAYDNKIGEWDKFVIAYGYGDYDQAQEASALTALIEQAQAKGLQYISDPDARPRSGGHATAHLWDNGASAVDELNRMMKVREHALNHLGINSIANGTPLSEIEQVLVPIYNFHRFQVEAAVKLVAGVHYHYEVKGEQQVKGVSQVDGENQLAAVNALLATLDAQTLTLPESLIKLIPPKAYGYSRNRESFTSNTGLTFDPVTAAQANAKHTISLLLEQGRLARLAQHHMFDSSVPSIDKLFSMLLAQTLKQKPDTGLSVLVQQRINQEVVEQLLTLWHSPTTVIEVKAHVYQTLNSLVKWLDDKQGDRKYKAMSAQFTLLSMMIKSSLENNTRIQEANSLRLPPGSPIGQ encoded by the coding sequence ATGAAATTTATTCGTCTATTTGCGTTGCTGTTCAGTGTCTTGGCATTGAATGTAAATGCGGAAACTTCTTTTAGTGACTTTGTTAACGGCAAAGAGCACCACCAAGGTTATTTTGATTTTTATGTCGATAACACCACCGGTCAAGTTTATCTGGCTATTGATAACTTCGACCAAGAGTTTTTGTTTCAAAGTAGTTTACCGAAAGGGGTTGGTTCCAATGATATCGGCTTAGATCGCGGCCAATTGGGCGATACCCGCATTGTGAAATTTGAGCGGGTTGGCGACAAGGTGTTCTTAAGGCAAGTAAATACTTACTACCGAGCAAACTCAACTAATGATCTCGAGCGCCAAGCGATTGAAGAAGCGTTTGCCAGTTCGGTGATTTGGGGCTTTAAAGTGGCTCAAGCTGGTGAAGGTGTTGTACTGATCGACTATACCCCATTTTTGATTTCAGATATCCACCAAGTCGCTAACCGATTATCGCAAACTAAACAGGGCAGCTTTAAAGCAGATAAAACTCGCAGTGGTTTTTATGCTAAACGCTCAAAAGCATTTCCAAAAAATACGGAATTAGAAGCAACCGTGACCTTTGTGGGCAAAGGCACAGGTGAGTATATTCGCTCGGTTTCACCTGAGCCAAATGCCGTCAGTGTTAATATGCATCACTCGTTAATTGAATTGCCTGACGACGGTTATAAACCGCGTGATTTTCATCCATATAGTGGCTTTTGGTCAGTCGCGCACGCTGACTATGCCTCAGCGATTGAGGAAGACATGATCAAGCGTGTTATCCCTCGTCACCGATTAGCAAAGCAAAACCCTAATGCGGAGTATAGTGAAGCAGTTGAACCTATTGTTTACTACCTTGATGCAGGTGTGCCTGAGCCAATTAAAAGTGCGTTAATTGATGGTGCCATGTGGTGGGATCAAGCTTTTGCAGCCGCTGGTTATAAAAACGCATTCCAAGTGAAAATGTTGCCACCAGAAGCCGATCCGATGGACGTGCGCTATAACGTTATTCAATGGGTGCATCGCGCTACCCGTGGTTGGTCTTACGGCGCCTCGGTTATTGATCCTCGCACCGGTGAAATTTTAAAAGGCCATGTTACGTTAGGGTCTTTGCGCGTGCGCCAAGATTATTTGATTGCGCTTGGCTTAACGTCACCATTTAACAGCGAAAATACTGATACCACGCCAATGAAAGAGATGGCTTTAGCGCGTATTCGTCAATTATCCGCTCATGAAGTTGGTCACACGTTAGGGATCGCTCACAACTTTGCTGCCAGTGTTAATAATCGCGCTTCGGTAATGGATTATCCGCATCCGTTAGTGATGCTAAAAGACGGTGAAATTGATTTATCACAAGCTTACGATAATAAAATTGGCGAGTGGGATAAATTTGTTATCGCCTATGGCTATGGTGATTATGATCAGGCACAAGAAGCAAGTGCACTTACTGCGCTAATTGAACAGGCACAAGCTAAGGGATTACAGTATATCTCTGATCCTGATGCCCGTCCTCGCTCTGGTGGTCATGCAACTGCTCACTTGTGGGATAATGGCGCGAGTGCTGTTGATGAGCTTAATCGAATGATGAAAGTTCGTGAACACGCGCTAAATCATCTAGGTATTAATTCAATTGCCAACGGCACGCCATTATCTGAAATAGAACAAGTGTTAGTACCTATTTATAACTTTCATCGTTTCCAAGTAGAAGCCGCGGTTAAGCTCGTTGCTGGCGTTCATTACCACTATGAAGTTAAAGGTGAACAGCAAGTCAAAGGGGTGAGCCAAGTGGATGGTGAGAATCAGTTAGCAGCGGTTAATGCTTTGCTAGCGACATTAGATGCCCAAACATTAACTTTGCCTGAGTCGTTAATTAAATTAATTCCGCCCAAAGCATATGGCTATAGCCGCAATCGCGAAAGCTTTACGTCAAATACTGGACTAACCTTCGACCCAGTAACAGCGGCGCAAGCCAATGCAAAACACACCATAAGCTTGTTGTTAGAACAGGGGCGATTAGCGCGTCTTGCCCAACATCATATGTTTGATAGCTCGGTGCCAAGTATTGATAAGCTATTCTCGATGTTATTAGCTCAAACACTCAAACAAAAGCCTGATACGGGTTTATCTGTGCTAGTTCAACAGCGCATCAACCAAGAAGTGGTTGAGCAATTACTCACACTTTGGCACAGCCCAACAACTGTGATTGAAGTAAAAGCGCACGTCTATCAGACGTTAAACAGCTTGGTTAAGTGGTTAGACGACAAACAAGGTGATCGCAAGTACAAAGCGATGTCGGCACAATTTACTTTGCTTAGTATGATGATTAAGTCGAGCCTAGAAAATAATACACGCATTCAAGAGGCTAATTCACTGCGTTTGCCGCCAGGTTCGCCGATTGGTCAGTAA